A single window of Oxyura jamaicensis isolate SHBP4307 breed ruddy duck chromosome 3, BPBGC_Ojam_1.0, whole genome shotgun sequence DNA harbors:
- the CDC42EP3 gene encoding cdc42 effector protein 3 has translation MPAKTPIYLKAANNKKGKKFKLRDILSPDMISPPLGDFRHTIHIGKEGQHDVFGDISFLQGNYELLPGNEGETRVSQSDGHNEFLRANSTSESMFTETPSPVLKNAISLPAIGGSQALTLPLLSPVTFNSKQESIKSSRNPRLSCEPVIEEKLQEKSKQMEDGESYKDDLWEQNGSSSHFSNGRDSHSSSFSERCTDWQTVDLFDDSQHSCELTKTKSEESLSDLAGSLLSLQLDLGPSLLDEVLNVMDKNKS, from the coding sequence ATGCCAGCCAAGACACCCATCTACTTGAAAGCCGCTAACaataagaaagggaagaaattcaAACTAAGGGATATCTTGTCTCCGGATATGATCAGTCCGCCACTTGGAGATTTTCGTCACACCATACACATTGGAAAAGAAGGACAGCACGATGTTTTTGGAGACATCTCCTTTTTGCAGGGCAACTATGAGCTACTGCCTGGAAATGAAGGAGAAACTAGAGTTAGCCAATCTGATGGCCACAATGAATTCTTAAGGGCAAACAGCACTTCTGAATCCATGTTTACAGAAACTCCATCACCAGTGCTCAAAAATGCTATTTCCCTTCCTGCCATTGGGGGTTCTCAAGCTCTTACGTTGCCCTTACTGTCACCAGTGacatttaattcaaaacaaGAATCCATCAAATCATCAAGAAATCCAAGGCTTAGCTGTGAGCCAGTAATTGAAGAAAAGTTGCAGGAGAAAAGTAAACAGATGGAGGATGGAGAATCATACAAAGATGACTTATGGGAGCAAAATGGTTCTTCATCACATTTTTCTAACGGTAGAGACAGTCACTCATCCAGCTTTTCTGAACGATGCACTGATTGGCAAACAGTTGATTTATTTGATGACAGTCAACATTCATGTGAACTAACCAAGACAAAGTCAGAAGAATCCCTTTCAGATCTTGCAGGCTCTCTTCTCTCATTACAACTTGACTTGGGACCTTCACTTTTGGATGAGGTCCTCAATGTAATGGACAAGAATAAATCTTAG